The following nucleotide sequence is from Lacinutrix sp. Hel_I_90.
AACATTATTGATGATTTGTGTGAAACGTTCTGGGTCTCCTTCAACCGAATAAGGAAGAGCGTTTTCTAGTATAAGACTATACTTTAAACCTTTTTTCTCTGCCATGCGTTGCCAATTATTACTAATATGTTCAATCGCCTGTTTTGGATTAAAACACTCCATTCGTAATTTTAAGGAACCTTTTTCTATTTTTTCAAAATCTAAAATATTGTTAATATTACTAAGTAAACTCAATGAAGCATGCTTAATAATTTCAAAATTTTTGTGCGTCTCGGTATCTGTATTTTTAAATAATTCGTCATCTGCAATACCCATGATAGCATTTATTGGCGTGCGTAACTCATGGCTAATATTAGACATAAAGTAACTTTTAAGTTCGCTAATCTCCTCAGATTTAGTAAGCGCTATTCTTTGAGAGTCTTCATTTTCTAAACGTAGATCCCGAATTAAATTGGTCATTGATAATGATAAAAACACGACCTCGAAACCTATACCAAATTTGGCGCTATTAAGAACAAGAAAACTATTAGGTAGTAAGCTTAAGTTATTCATTACAAAACCTAAGAGCCCTAGGACTAAAAAGAAAATTCCGATAGAAAAAAAAGGATCAATAGCAATACGCTTGTAGCGCAAATAAAACAAGGTGACTACTATTAGTATAAGGCTCAAAAGGCCATTCAGATTAATAATAGGGTAAACTAGAGCTTTCGTTTTATCGTTAATAAATATCATAACGCCCAAAACAATAATAATACTATAAACTACTTTAAACGCCTGTTTTAAAATCCTGCTTCGCTTTTTAACTTTAAGAAAATGCTCACAATATTTCAATAAGAAAAAATTAGAAAACAAGGCGGTAATTAAAACGGCATGGTCATTTAAATAGCCTCCAGAGGGTAATAGGTATTGAAAAATAAGACCATCTAAAGCCATTTGTAATAAGGCTATAGAAAACACATAAACACCATAATACAGAAAGGTTTTATTAGATAGACTAGTGTAGAAAAAAAGATAAATTAAAGTCGCCAAAAATAACAACCCATAAAAAACACCTAAGAATAATTGCTGATTATAATTTGATTTCCAAAAGCCCTCTTCTGTATATAATTTAAGGGGCAAATTAAGCGTTTCTCCATCGCTTTTTAAATACAAATAGAATTGCTGCATACTATTTTTGGGTAACGTAACTTTAAAAATAGTTTCACGATGTTGCACTTGTCGCTCACTAAAAGCAATACCGTCTCCGCTATTAAATTGTATTATGTTGCCATCATTTATCTGATATAAATGGGCAACATCTGTAATAGGCCTTGCTGTTTCCAGATAATAGGTTTCTTTATTTGAAGAGGTATTTTCTAAACTAAATTTAACCCAATAGTCAGCAGAAGTAAATCCAACACTTTGGTTCTCATTACTGAGAGGCTGAAACTCAAGGCGGCTTTCATTACTTAGAATCTCCTGAATATCAGCAATGGGAGTTTTAGTAAACTTCGCGTACTCATAAAGCTTTCCTTTACTTTCAACAGGGTTATAGGCACTGTTTTGTGCAAAAGAAATCAAAGAAACACAAGTAATCAAAAAGAGTAATACCTGACGCATTTTTAGTTGATTTGAGTTGGTTATCAAAAAAAAAACCAAGACAACTATTAATGGAGGGAAACAAATAGCTGAACAGTATATTTACGTTATATCTGTAACTTTGGTTTTATAAAAAAAAGTGGAGAAGATGGGATTATAGATCTCAAATGACCACTTACTGCAAATACAATTGTCTGTCCTCTTAGTCCAGATGCTCCAAAGCGACAGAATATACTCAAGCAATCTTGGCATATTCGTAATGCTTTAAAGCATTCAAAAATTCTGAGTTATAGTGGAGAAGATGGGATTCGAACCCACGACCTCTTGACTGCCAGTCAAACGCTCTAGCCAACTGAGCTACATCCCCAAATGTTATTTTAATCCGCTTAATACTAAAACGGGAAAGCTAGTAATATGAAAATCTTTTTTTAAGACGATATTCTTTTCCCAAAGCTTACTGAAAAAACCACGTTTACGTCTTACGACACAAAGTAAATCAGGATTAAACTCTTTATAATGCTCCAATACCCCTTGATAGGTTGTCGCGTTTTCGGTCTCTCTTGATGACGTAATAATTGCTTTTAGAGCTTCCGTTATTATTGTATCTTCCTTTTTATAGATTGGCGTTTTAACCACCAGCAAATTTACCTTAGCGTTAAAATCTCTAATCAATACATGCAATGGGTTTAATGCCTCTTCTTTTTTAATAATAGCCGATTTAATAGCCATTAAAATAGAATTAATGGGCTTAAAAACAAAGCCTTCAGGTACTATTAATGCCGGAATATTGGTCTGTTTTATAATTTTTCCAGAGGTTTTTCCTAAAAACACTTCATCTTTTATTGAATTGGTTCTAGGTTCTAAAATTATTAAATCAACATTAAGTGATTTACAAACCAATTCTAAGGTGTCTATTAATTTCCCTTTAAAGGTTTTGGTAATAATTTCTACATCTTTAGCATCTATCTCTGCTACATGACGCTCTAAAAATTCTTTGCTTTCGCGCTCAAGTATATCATCTATTTTTATCATTGTTCCTGCCTTAGTATATACATTGTAAATCTGCACAACATATAACTTTGCACCTGTAGCTTCGGCGAAATCTACAGCATATTGTAAATGACTTTTTGCGTTTTTTGATGAGCCAACTGGAACAAGAATGTTTTTCATATTAATACCGTCTGAAACAATTTAGACTACAAAAATACATTTTTTTATACTAAAACTTTCCGAACTTTGCCAAATAGCAATTAAATAAGAAAATTGAATACAAATATTAGCTTAAAACACATCAATACTTTAGCAATACCAGCTTTAATTGCTGGTATTTCAGAACCCATTCTGTCCTTAACAGATGCTGCCATAGTGGGCAATGTCGATTTAAACGCTACAGAATCTTTGGCCGCTGTTGGTATCGTTTCAACCTTTTTATCAATGCTCATTTGGGTGTTTGGACAAACCAGAAGTGCTATTTCTTCTATAATATCACAACATGTAGGAGCAAATAAATTAGACGAAGTCAAAAACCTGCCAGCACAAGCCATTTTTATAATAACCTCGTTAAGCATTCTAATTATTCTTGGCACCTACCCTTTTGTACAAAGCATTTTCAAATTGTATAATGCCTCAGGTTTAATTTTAGACTATGCTGTAGACTATTATAAAATACGCGTCTTTGGCTTCCCCTTTACCTTATTTACTATTGCCGTATTTGGTGCCTTTCGCGGTTTACAAAATACGTACTATCCTATGATTATTGCTATAGTAGGCGCCTTAGTAAACATCATTTTAGACTATGCCTTTGTGTACGGTGTTGATGGTCTTATTCCTGTAATGCATATAAAAGGCGCCGCTTATGCTAGTGTATTCGCACAGTTATTAATGGCAGTGCTTTCGGCTTATTATTTATTGAAGAAAACAGAGATTCCGTTATTAGTTACTTTTCCTTTTAATAAAGAAATCAGGCGGTTTTTAACAATGATTGGTAATTTAATTATTAGAACTTTGGCCTTAAATACAACGTTGTTTTTGGCTGTTAGATATGCAACAAATTACGGTGATGAATATATCGCAGCCTACACTATCGCTATAAATTTATGGTTTCTAGGTGCTTTTTTAATCGATGGTTACGCGAGTGCTGGTAATATTTTGTCTGGAAAATTATATGGTGGAAAAGCATACAACAGACTCATCCAGTTAAGTAATAGGTTAATAAAAATCGGAATCATTATTGGTGTTTTTATCGCCGTATTGGGCGCAGTATTTTATTACCCAATAGGTAAAATATTTACCAAAGAACCTGAAGTC
It contains:
- a CDS encoding universal stress protein encodes the protein MKNILVPVGSSKNAKSHLQYAVDFAEATGAKLYVVQIYNVYTKAGTMIKIDDILERESKEFLERHVAEIDAKDVEIITKTFKGKLIDTLELVCKSLNVDLIILEPRTNSIKDEVFLGKTSGKIIKQTNIPALIVPEGFVFKPINSILMAIKSAIIKKEEALNPLHVLIRDFNAKVNLLVVKTPIYKKEDTIITEALKAIITSSRETENATTYQGVLEHYKEFNPDLLCVVRRKRGFFSKLWEKNIVLKKDFHITSFPVLVLSGLK
- a CDS encoding hybrid sensor histidine kinase/response regulator encodes the protein MRQVLLFLITCVSLISFAQNSAYNPVESKGKLYEYAKFTKTPIADIQEILSNESRLEFQPLSNENQSVGFTSADYWVKFSLENTSSNKETYYLETARPITDVAHLYQINDGNIIQFNSGDGIAFSERQVQHRETIFKVTLPKNSMQQFYLYLKSDGETLNLPLKLYTEEGFWKSNYNQQLFLGVFYGLLFLATLIYLFFYTSLSNKTFLYYGVYVFSIALLQMALDGLIFQYLLPSGGYLNDHAVLITALFSNFFLLKYCEHFLKVKKRSRILKQAFKVVYSIIIVLGVMIFINDKTKALVYPIINLNGLLSLILIVVTLFYLRYKRIAIDPFFSIGIFFLVLGLLGFVMNNLSLLPNSFLVLNSAKFGIGFEVVFLSLSMTNLIRDLRLENEDSQRIALTKSEEISELKSYFMSNISHELRTPINAIMGIADDELFKNTDTETHKNFEIIKHASLSLLSNINNILDFEKIEKGSLKLRMECFNPKQAIEHISNNWQRMAEKKGLKYSLILENALPYSVEGDPERFTQIINNVLSNAVKFTTFGSIEFHIKSRVNTPGLVSIEMTVLDTGVGINSHKKANLFNSFGQMGANDKRRFGGVGLGLSIVKHLIDLFGGKISIDSEEARGTQVTLSVALKVIELVMPDSVVRTKEDVNDTPLRVLVVEDNVMNQLIMKKILNTLSITDFKMAFNGKEALELIDNNAFDIILMDLQMPVMDGYETTISIRNGNLKHRDKDIPIIAVTADTTETAREKVLAVGMNDYITKPVNRVLLFEKINKHKKNTLNSA
- a CDS encoding MATE family efflux transporter; the protein is MNTNISLKHINTLAIPALIAGISEPILSLTDAAIVGNVDLNATESLAAVGIVSTFLSMLIWVFGQTRSAISSIISQHVGANKLDEVKNLPAQAIFIITSLSILIILGTYPFVQSIFKLYNASGLILDYAVDYYKIRVFGFPFTLFTIAVFGAFRGLQNTYYPMIIAIVGALVNIILDYAFVYGVDGLIPVMHIKGAAYASVFAQLLMAVLSAYYLLKKTEIPLLVTFPFNKEIRRFLTMIGNLIIRTLALNTTLFLAVRYATNYGDEYIAAYTIAINLWFLGAFLIDGYASAGNILSGKLYGGKAYNRLIQLSNRLIKIGIIIGVFIAVLGAVFYYPIGKIFTKEPEVLNEFYTIFWIVLAMQPFCALAFIFDGMFKGLGKMKDLRNLLLASTVVVFIPILYFLDQLDLKLYAVFIAFTFWIIARGIPLIIKFRKEFLPLSQNH